A window of the Gemmatirosa kalamazoonensis genome harbors these coding sequences:
- the nusB gene encoding transcription antitermination factor NusB codes for MPKGERLESRARARALQALYAWDVRGAEGLELVATRVWDDLAVGPEERRLAGFIVREMIQHGEEIDRELGDVTTNWRLERLGAIERTVLRLAAAELRRGETPPKVVIQEAVRLAERYGSEQSARFVNGVVDALARRLGRL; via the coding sequence ATGCCGAAAGGTGAGCGCCTCGAGAGCCGCGCTCGCGCGCGTGCGCTGCAGGCGCTGTATGCGTGGGACGTGCGCGGCGCCGAGGGGCTCGAGCTGGTCGCGACGCGCGTGTGGGACGACCTCGCCGTCGGTCCCGAGGAACGGCGGCTCGCCGGGTTCATCGTGCGCGAGATGATCCAGCACGGCGAGGAGATCGACCGCGAGCTCGGCGACGTCACCACGAACTGGCGGCTCGAGCGACTCGGTGCGATCGAGCGCACTGTGCTGCGTCTCGCCGCCGCGGAGCTGCGTCGCGGCGAGACGCCGCCGAAGGTCGTCATCCAGGAAGCCGTGCGGCTCGCCGAGCGATACGGCAGCGAGCAGAGCGCGCGCTTCGTGAACGGTGTCGTCGACGCGCTGGCCCGACGCCTGGGACGCCTGTGA
- a CDS encoding HPF/RaiA family ribosome-associated protein — MHIVFHAHHADVTEALQQRAEQAVRKLATRLRGTTDASIRFVTERSVHKVEIMLRVARRKPLVAEGVAPKYEGALAAALERLNAHVAHVRAERARKRQVGAAPAAPAIASEASEPEDEFTDVLLDRAASARRAAAS; from the coding sequence GTGCACATCGTCTTCCACGCCCACCATGCCGACGTCACGGAGGCGCTGCAGCAGCGCGCGGAGCAGGCGGTCCGCAAGCTCGCCACGCGCCTTCGCGGCACCACCGACGCGTCGATCCGCTTCGTCACCGAGCGGTCGGTGCACAAGGTCGAGATCATGCTGCGTGTCGCGCGGCGCAAGCCGCTCGTCGCCGAGGGGGTCGCGCCGAAGTACGAGGGCGCGCTCGCCGCGGCGCTCGAGCGGCTGAACGCGCACGTCGCGCATGTGCGCGCCGAGCGCGCGCGCAAGCGACAGGTGGGCGCGGCGCCCGCCGCGCCGGCGATCGCGTCGGAGGCGAGCGAGCCGGAAGACGAGTTCACCGACGTGCTGCTCGATCGGGCCGCGTCGGCACGGCGCGCCGCCGCCTCGTGA
- a CDS encoding glycosyltransferase family 4 protein, whose translation MKILLVNWQDRENPQAGGAEIHLHEIFGRLARGGHDVTLLCGGWPGCAPRAEIDGIDVHRVGTRHTFPFLARGYWRRAFARAPFDVLVEDINKVPLLTPRWGARRVVALVPHLFGGTVFQEAPLPLAAAVWLAERPLPLVYRNTAFHAISESTADDLVRRGIRRELIRVIYPGIDAGHYTPDPAVRSPAPLFAYLGRLKKYKGVDLVIRAFAQVRHPDARLAIAGTGDFRAELERLAASLALSDRVQFLGFISEAEKVDLLRRAWSLAFASPKEGWGITNLEAAACGTPVVASDSPGLRESVRDGETGFLVPHGDVAAMGARLQRLADSPDLVRALGASGRRFAETFTWERAAAETAAHLAAVAGD comes from the coding sequence GTGAAGATCCTGCTGGTCAATTGGCAGGACCGCGAGAACCCGCAGGCCGGCGGCGCCGAGATCCACCTGCACGAGATCTTCGGCCGGCTCGCGCGCGGCGGCCACGACGTGACGCTGCTCTGCGGCGGATGGCCCGGCTGCGCGCCACGCGCCGAGATCGACGGCATCGACGTGCACCGCGTCGGCACGCGCCACACGTTCCCGTTCCTCGCGCGCGGCTACTGGCGTCGCGCGTTCGCGCGCGCGCCGTTCGACGTCCTCGTCGAGGACATCAACAAGGTGCCGCTGCTCACGCCGCGGTGGGGCGCGCGTCGCGTCGTCGCGCTCGTGCCGCATCTGTTCGGTGGCACCGTGTTCCAGGAGGCGCCGCTGCCGCTCGCCGCCGCGGTGTGGCTCGCCGAGCGTCCGCTGCCGCTCGTGTATCGCAACACCGCGTTCCACGCCATCAGCGAGAGCACGGCCGACGATCTCGTGCGGCGCGGCATCCGGCGAGAGCTCATCCGCGTCATCTACCCGGGGATCGACGCCGGGCACTACACGCCCGACCCCGCCGTGCGCTCGCCCGCGCCATTGTTCGCGTACCTCGGTCGCCTGAAGAAGTACAAGGGTGTCGACCTCGTCATCCGCGCGTTTGCCCAGGTCCGGCACCCCGACGCCCGGCTCGCGATCGCCGGGACGGGCGACTTCCGGGCGGAGCTGGAGCGGCTCGCCGCGTCGCTTGCGCTCTCCGATCGCGTGCAGTTTCTTGGGTTCATCAGCGAGGCCGAGAAGGTGGACCTGTTGCGTCGCGCGTGGTCGCTCGCGTTCGCATCCCCCAAGGAGGGCTGGGGCATCACCAACCTCGAAGCCGCGGCGTGCGGGACACCCGTCGTCGCGTCGGATTCACCCGGTCTCCGGGAAAGTGTCCGCGATGGGGAGACCGGGTTTCTCGTGCCCCACGGCGATGTCGCCGCCATGGGCGCACGCCTGCAGCGGCTGGCCGATTCCCCCGACCTCGTGCGCGCGTTGGGCGCGAGTGGTCGGCGCTTCGCGGAGACGTTCACGTGGGAGCGCGCGGCCGCGGAGACGGCCGCGCATCTCGCCGCAGTCGCGGGCGACTGA
- the ribH gene encoding 6,7-dimethyl-8-ribityllumazine synthase yields the protein MPEFVGTPNASGRRFVVVASRFNESVTRPLAEGAVDAFTRHGAAFDDVDVVWVPGAWELPAAVRKVLASDRYAAVVAVGAVVRGETPHFDYVAGEAARGLADASAEFDVPVALGLLTTDTMEQAEARAGGAHGNKGWDAAMAAMEMADLFDLLDSAADAESDLEGGDGEDDDAER from the coding sequence ATGCCCGAGTTCGTCGGCACGCCTAACGCCAGCGGACGCCGCTTCGTCGTCGTCGCCAGCCGGTTCAACGAGTCCGTCACGCGTCCGCTCGCCGAGGGCGCCGTCGATGCGTTCACGCGCCACGGCGCGGCGTTCGACGACGTCGACGTCGTGTGGGTGCCCGGTGCGTGGGAGCTGCCCGCCGCGGTGCGCAAGGTGCTCGCGAGCGACCGCTACGCAGCCGTCGTCGCCGTCGGTGCGGTCGTCCGCGGCGAGACGCCACACTTCGATTACGTCGCCGGCGAGGCCGCGCGCGGGCTCGCCGACGCGAGCGCGGAGTTCGACGTCCCCGTCGCGCTCGGCCTGCTCACCACCGACACGATGGAGCAGGCCGAGGCGCGCGCCGGCGGCGCGCACGGCAACAAGGGGTGGGACGCCGCGATGGCCGCGATGGAGATGGCCGATCTGTTCGACCTGCTCGATTCGGCCGCCGATGCGGAGTCGGATCTCGAGGGCGGGGACGGGGAGGACGACGATGCCGAAAGGTGA
- the hprK gene encoding HPr(Ser) kinase/phosphatase — MNARLTVGQLLERMRDTLLLEPIGAAIGFDRPVTSHEASSPGLVLSGYFNRFPHERIQVFGETEITYLRTLDPHLRRRTLKAYFGYDIPCAFVTKSLDPPEPFLEFAAEAGIPVIRSRLKTAEFYRLIKPFLAEAFAPTVTLHGSLSDVFGVGLFFTGQSGIGKSECVLDLVERGHRLVADDLVIVNRRGNDVLIGRGHELQRHYMEIRGIGLIDIPAIFGIRAVRQQKRLEVVVHLEEWNQDALVERTGLEGETHTILGVELPKIRVPLNPGKNITVIAEVIAMNHLLRYSGHNPAEAFNRRLIDRMRQASANGGLLAPEGPSPSGAAGAAPADVRRYLQEDDE; from the coding sequence GTGAACGCACGACTGACCGTCGGGCAGCTGCTCGAGCGCATGCGCGACACGCTGCTGCTCGAGCCGATCGGGGCCGCCATCGGCTTCGATCGCCCGGTGACGAGCCACGAGGCCTCGAGCCCGGGGCTCGTCCTCTCGGGGTACTTCAATCGCTTCCCGCACGAGCGCATCCAAGTCTTCGGCGAGACCGAGATCACGTATCTGCGCACGCTCGATCCGCACCTGCGCCGTCGCACGCTGAAGGCGTACTTCGGCTACGACATCCCGTGCGCGTTCGTGACGAAGTCGCTCGATCCGCCGGAGCCGTTCCTGGAGTTCGCGGCCGAGGCGGGGATCCCGGTGATCCGCTCGCGCCTCAAGACCGCGGAGTTCTACCGTCTCATCAAGCCGTTCCTCGCCGAAGCGTTCGCGCCGACCGTGACGCTGCACGGATCGCTGTCGGACGTCTTCGGCGTGGGGCTGTTCTTCACGGGGCAGAGCGGCATCGGCAAGAGCGAGTGCGTGCTCGATCTCGTGGAGCGCGGCCATCGCCTCGTCGCCGACGATCTGGTGATCGTGAACCGGCGCGGCAACGACGTGCTGATCGGCCGCGGCCACGAGCTGCAGCGGCACTACATGGAGATCCGCGGCATCGGTCTCATCGACATCCCCGCGATCTTCGGCATCCGCGCCGTTAGGCAGCAGAAGCGCCTCGAGGTCGTCGTCCATCTCGAGGAGTGGAACCAGGACGCGCTCGTCGAGCGCACGGGGCTCGAGGGCGAGACGCACACCATCCTCGGCGTCGAGCTGCCGAAGATCCGCGTGCCGCTGAACCCCGGGAAGAACATCACGGTGATCGCGGAAGTCATCGCGATGAACCACCTCCTCCGTTACAGCGGCCACAATCCCGCCGAGGCCTTCAACCGCCGCCTGATCGATCGCATGCGGCAGGCGTCGGCGAACGGCGGGCTGCTCGCGCCGGAGGGGCCGAGCCCTTCCGGCGCCGCCGGCGCCGCGCCGGCGGACGTGCGACGCTATCTCCAGGAAGATGACGAGTGA